A window from Pichia kudriavzevii chromosome 5, complete sequence encodes these proteins:
- a CDS encoding uncharacterized protein (PKUD0E00310; similar to Saccharomyces cerevisiae YHR107C (CDC12); ancestral locus Anc_5.412), translated as MADTAVMEPIGIANLPNQKYKLVSSEGATFTIMLAGESGLGKTTFINTLFQTSLKNHQELRNRFNKPIKKTVEIDIIRAELEEKNFKLNLNVIDTPGFGDNVDNKNSWNPIIEFIDDQHHSYMKQESQPKRLKINDLRVHACLYFIRPTGHTLKPLDIETMKKLGTRVNLIPIISKADTLTPNEMLEFKKRIREIIEVQGIRIYSPPMELDDQAASEHAKQLIESMPFSIIGSEEQFDINGTTVIGRKYPWGVVEVENDQHCDFRKLRSLLLRTNMLDLILSTNEIHYEAFRSKMINSGDDYEDLKKSSDKLAEKITNNPQFLEEEKKLKRYFAEQLRNEDQRFKQWKQNIYTEKNRLNHDLAQLQAQMKKLEEEVRVLQEKRSK; from the exons ATGGCTGACACTGCTGTTATGGAACCAATTGGTATTGCCAATCTACCTAATCAAAA ATACAAACTTGTTTCAAGTGAAGGTGCCACGTTCACCATTATGCTTGCCGGCGAATCTGGGTTGGGTAAGACCACCTTCATAAATACCCTATTTCAAacaagtttgaagaatcatCAAGAACTACGTAATCGGTTCAACAAGCCAATTAAGAAAACAGTTGAAATAGACATAATCAGAGCAGAATTGGAGGAGAAGAATTTCAAGTTAAACTTGAATGTTATTGATACCCCGGGTTTTGGTGATAATGTTGATAACAAGAATTCATGGAATCcaatcattgaattcattgACGATCAGCATCATTCCTACATGAAACAAGAGTCACAACCAAAGAGATTGAAGATCAATGACTTGAGAGTCCATGCATGCTTATACTTTATCAGACCAACAGGCCATACACTTAAACCCTTGGATATTgaaacaatgaagaaactgGGTACAAGGGTCAACCTAATTCCGATTATATCCAAGGCCGACACTTTAACACCAAACGAGATGCTAGAGTTCAAGAAGAGAATTAGAGAAATCATTGAGGTGCAAGGCATTAGGATCTATTCTCCACCAATGGAATTGGATGATCAAGCTGCAAGTGAGCATGCAAAACAACTAATTGAATCGATGCCTTTCTCTATAATTGGATCTGAAGAGcaatttgatatcaatgGAACAACAGTTATTGGTAGGAAATACCCGTGGGGTGTTGTTGAGGTTGAGAATGATCAACATTGTGATTTCCGTAAATTAAGAAGTTTATTATTGAGAACCAACatgttggatttgattCTATCAACTAACGAGATCCATTACGAAGCCTTTAGAAGTAAGATGATAAACAGTGGTGATGATTATGAAGATCTAAAGAAGAGCAGCGATAAATTGGCTGAGAAGATTACCAATAACCCCCAATTCCtcgaagaagaaaagaagttgaagaggtATTTTGCTGAACAATTAAGAAATGAGGATCAAAGGTTTAAGCAATGGAAACAGAACATCTAtactgaaaaaaacagaCTCAACCATGATCTCGCCCAATTACAAGCgcaaatgaagaaactcGAGGAGGAGGTTAGAGTTCTACAAGAGAAACGATCCAAGTAA